DNA sequence from the Microvirga terrae genome:
GATGACCAGCCTCATAGGATGACCTTTGCATCATCAAGGTTTGATGAAGACATTTGGTTGGCTCTGCGGCGTACGTGCAGCGCGTGCCATCCGATGGCCCGATCTTGTAACAGCAAAGACAACCCTTGTTCGAGGAGTGGCCATTCGATGGAACAGAGCGGCGGTGGGGGATGCAGCCAATCCGCGCCCTAGGTCAGCAGGCTGCAAAAGCGCGGGAACGCGCTGCGTTCGCGAGATTTAGGTATGAGACTGACGGCCCATATAGATCCAGGCGCAGTGCGGGAACGGGAGGTAAGCTTGGATGTGATCGTGACACCAACCGACGACAGCAGGGCATGGAACCTGACGGACCTGCTTGGCCGCCCCATGGGCCGGATCACCGAAGCGCCGGCCCAGCAGTTCACAATCCGCCCGGCCGGCCACGCTCTGGAGACCATGGCCGGCATCGAGCATGGCCCCTTCGCATCCCTTGATGCCGCCTTGGCGGCAATCGAGAAACACACGCGGGGCGTCTGCCGGCACCATCCAGGCGAGCATCAACCAGGACCGAAAATCTAGGCGTGAATATCACGAAGGATGCTCCGGACCGCTCCGCCGGGCGTGATGGTAGCTGCTTAGCCTGGACCGTCGGACCCTGAACCGCTCCTAGCTGACGCTGCATTCGCACTGACGCCTTTACTGATGTCACTACTGCTCCATTCACTCTTCAATTCTCGCTCGGCCTGCAGCCAAAACTCCACCTTATGACCCTCGGACCGGCCGTGTTGCTCCCAAAGCTCGTAGGCGCGCTGTCTTACCTGATTTTCAGTACCATTAGTGCTCGGCTCCATCTCGGCATCCTTCCACTGCTTGTCGCCTGGAGCATACATGACAGACCGCGGCTTATTGAAGGCCTCGGAAATTATAAATGTAAGAATTACCCAAAATACCGCTGTTTTAAGTAAGTTTATCCGTGTACTGTATATATCCAATAACTATAGTCGTTCATTGAGTGACTGACATATTACTGCTTTTGATTAAACGCTTAAGCGGCTTCAACTCACATATTTTCGCTATTTCTGCGATGTTATCCACAGATTATTAAGAATGAACGCGTATGTTGGCAGGCCGCCTGAGGTTGGCCAGTTCGCCTTCCCATAGATCGGACCACCTATGAAGCCCCCAGCAATTCTCCTCGCAATCGCTCTCCTCAGCGTGCTCGGGGTCACGCCAGCGATGGCCGACTGCCAGATTGCAGACGCCAAACTCGAAGAGGCCATTCTGCAAAAGCCCGAGCTTCGCGGGAAGGCCAATCGCCAGACGGTTCGTGACCTGCGCAACTTGCGCGACGCCGCGGTCACGCTCTGGTCTTACGGGCGTCACGACGATTGCGAGCGCCTCTTGGGCAACATCCGTGAACTTCTCGCCGGCCCTCCAATGAACTCCCTGGGCGGCAACGATGAGGAGGATGCCGAGAAGCAGATGGACGCTCGCGAGCCAAAGGTCCAACGGGGCGCAGTCCAAGGTCGCCGTGCTGACAAGGATGCTAAGCCACTGATCCACATTGAGGAGCTTGCTCCCGGCCTGAGGGCGGACCAGATCATCGGCGCCGAGGTGCGTAGTGCCGATGATAAGATCGTGGGCGAGGTCAGGAACGTCGTGTTCGGCACGAAAGACCGCCGCGACTATGCAATTGTGGCATCAGGAGGGTTCTTCACACCTGGCAAGGACAGCATCGTCGTCCCGATCCGCTCCCTCAAGGTCTCGCAGGAGCGCGACAGCTTCTTCCTCCCCATGCCGGAGGCGCAGGTGAAGACTATCCCGCACATGCCCGATCAGGATTACAAGTGGCTGTCGGATAACGCATGGCGCACCCGGAACGACGCGCTCTTTGAAGGCCGCCCATAAGAAAGGGGCAGACTCGCGCTTACGCTTCAGTGCCACGAACGCTCTCTCGTGGCGCTCTCAGTCACGAAGAAGCAGTGCTCGGATCAGCTCAAGCAGCCTTTCAGGGCGAACCGGCTTTCCGACGAAATGGGCCCCCGGCGGCAAATCCCCGGGTACGGGGGCAACGCGTCCTGATGCGATCACAACACCAATATCCTGTCGATCCTCGCGCACTCTGCGGGCTAACTCAAAGCCGTTGATGCTCCCGCGTGGCATTTCCAAGTCCGTGACGACAACCTGGACGTCGGGAATAGCCGCGAGAATATGAAGCGCCTCATCCGCGTGAGCCGCCTCCATGACCTTAAAGCCAGCATCGTCCAGCACGTCCGCCAGCATCATGCGGACAAGCGCTTCGTCCTCGACAACGAGAATGAGCGCGCGAATGTCGGGTTTCTTCTCAAGCGGGTCGATCGGAATGGCGTTCAATCCTCTTCGTTCCTAAGGCCACGATAATACTCGGCGGGTGCGGGTCCCCATGGCTTCAGTCGGTTTCAAGACCTGTTGCCATTTCTCGGGTGTGTTCTGGCGTCTATTAGGACGCCTCCGGGAACGAGATCGTGACCGTCAATCCCGCATCGCTGCGCACGTCGATCTCACCCCGGATCTGCTGGACGAGAGACCGGACGAGGCCATACCCGAGTGATCCTTCCCGCAGGCTCGACATCCCGATCCCATCATCCCGGACGACCAGTTCGATCCATCCCGGGTGGCTGCGGCGCGCCTGGACGAGGATCGTCCCTGACCGTGGTGTGGGGAACGCGTACTTGACGGCGTTGGTAACGAGTTCCGTCAGCACAATGCCCAGCGGAACCGCCGTATCGGCCTCCACCAGGATCCCATCTTCCATCTTTGCCTCGAGGCGGATGTGGTCATCGTTCTCTGTGATTGGCCTCAGGGCCTCGCACAGATCTGCCACGTACACGGAAACGTCGACGCGCTGAGCCTTCTCCGACTTGCTGAGGAGGTCGTGCACCCGCGCCATGGCGTTGAGCCGGTCCTGGGCCTCCTCAAACAGAGCCCTGACGGCCGGGTCCGGCTGCCGTCGTCCCTGAATGGCGAGGAGAGATGCAGCAATCGCAAGGCTGTTCTTGGCCCGGTGGTTGACCTCGACCAGCAGCATCTCCCTCTCGGCAACCAGCGCCGACAGTCTGCCGTTGGCTGCTTCCAGTTCCTGGGTTCTGGCCGCCACTCGGGCCTCCAGTTCCGAGGTCAGCGCGCGAAGGTCCTCTTCAGCGTCGTAGCGTCGGGTGATGTTGAGGTAGGAGAGAAAGTGGTTGGTGACGGTGCCCTGGCCGTCATCCACGGGACTGGCGAACAGCATGGCCCGAAACGGGCTGCCGTCCTTGCGGTACTGAAGGATCTCCAGGGTTTCGTCCCGCCCGTCGGTGATCGCGGCCTCATAACGCCGTATGGCCTCAGGGTCGGTGCCTGCGCCGTTCATGAAGTGCGGATCTTGCCCGAGCAACTCGTCCATGCTGTAGCCGGACAACTCGACGAACGCGTGGTTGGCAAAGATAATGGGATTGTCGGGCAGGGTGGCGTCGGTCACGAGCATCGGCATGCGAGTCCGGCGAACGGCCTCGACGAACAGGCCACCCTGCTGCCGTACGGCTTCGATGTGGCGCTCGGACACAGTCCGTTCAGGGGTGTCCGCCTTGTTCTCCTCGAACTCGTTCATGGCCGATCCAGTGTGATGGGGCTGCGGTGACAGGCTGTCAGGTGTTTGGCAGATGCCCTAAATTAGCTTACTTGCGCGCCTTTCGGGCGGCATAGCGGGCATCCCGGGCTGCCTTTTGCTCGGCTTTCAGAGCAATCTGACGCTCGGCTCTTTCTGCTCTCTCTACAACCTCGCTTGCTTCCTGAGCGAGGCGCTGCTCCTGTTCGGCCGCTTGCTGCGCCTCCCGCTCTGCGGCCGCGCGGGCCTGCTCGACAATCTTCGCGCTCTCGCGCTCGGCCAGCTGCGCCTCACGGGCGGTGCTGACAGCCTGCCGTG
Encoded proteins:
- a CDS encoding sensor histidine kinase; this encodes MNEFEENKADTPERTVSERHIEAVRQQGGLFVEAVRRTRMPMLVTDATLPDNPIIFANHAFVELSGYSMDELLGQDPHFMNGAGTDPEAIRRYEAAITDGRDETLEILQYRKDGSPFRAMLFASPVDDGQGTVTNHFLSYLNITRRYDAEEDLRALTSELEARVAARTQELEAANGRLSALVAEREMLLVEVNHRAKNSLAIAASLLAIQGRRQPDPAVRALFEEAQDRLNAMARVHDLLSKSEKAQRVDVSVYVADLCEALRPITENDDHIRLEAKMEDGILVEADTAVPLGIVLTELVTNAVKYAFPTPRSGTILVQARRSHPGWIELVVRDDGIGMSSLREGSLGYGLVRSLVQQIRGEIDVRSDAGLTVTISFPEAS
- a CDS encoding DUF6481 family protein, which gives rise to MVSQDKGFSDRLSTAQNARKAMLERVRAKPGADDPAVAERKAARQAVSTAREAQLAERESAKIVEQARAAAEREAQQAAEQEQRLAQEASEVVERAERAERQIALKAEQKAARDARYAARKARK
- a CDS encoding PRC-barrel domain-containing protein; the encoded protein is MKPPAILLAIALLSVLGVTPAMADCQIADAKLEEAILQKPELRGKANRQTVRDLRNLRDAAVTLWSYGRHDDCERLLGNIRELLAGPPMNSLGGNDEEDAEKQMDAREPKVQRGAVQGRRADKDAKPLIHIEELAPGLRADQIIGAEVRSADDKIVGEVRNVVFGTKDRRDYAIVASGGFFTPGKDSIVVPIRSLKVSQERDSFFLPMPEAQVKTIPHMPDQDYKWLSDNAWRTRNDALFEGRP
- a CDS encoding DUF2934 domain-containing protein; this encodes MYAPGDKQWKDAEMEPSTNGTENQVRQRAYELWEQHGRSEGHKVEFWLQAERELKSEWSSSDISKGVSANAASARSGSGSDGPG
- a CDS encoding response regulator, with the translated sequence MNAIPIDPLEKKPDIRALILVVEDEALVRMMLADVLDDAGFKVMEAAHADEALHILAAIPDVQVVVTDLEMPRGSINGFELARRVREDRQDIGVVIASGRVAPVPGDLPPGAHFVGKPVRPERLLELIRALLLRD